In Mercurialis annua linkage group LG6, ddMerAnnu1.2, whole genome shotgun sequence, the following are encoded in one genomic region:
- the LOC126686753 gene encoding protein SUPPRESSOR OF PHYA-105 1 → MEGIREEVDRANGNAEVEGKICDVPMKLEDCNLLGSPMVCASLRSDWPESSINDFTVDKDSTRLLNKGLKGKGSVTRNVDVLPFFGIPGLGDGEGRMSYARKVASDSLMRSSAKRSQLFPHRIEGSRPESLHQGISMSDLLKPGCRRRDKVENLLVFRQIAELVYLAHSQGVALNDLRPSCFKLLSSNRIAYTGSAAKRESDTSEFRNLAKKRPMEQDTSACDTLVAKQQKINKFMKSRAVDGDVELQSQSQSKHPSLFNKTRQQSLSFSLQLEEKWYRSPEQLDEGITTFSSNIYSLGVLLFELLNWFESHELRSTAMLDLRHRILPSNFLSENPKEAGFCLWFLHPEPSSRPTARQILQSELICRSQDLSSTNDAPACPDSTDPESELLLHFLSLLKEQKQTNASKLIEDIECLDKDIKDVEKRHLLRMTSDFSETGEAFPNVREHKLGVGKSSVAISNVSNMSEVTFMRDINKTANAYFSMRSQICSTTSASRSDTDVLRNRERWSAINNENEKSNVIPRSEDPLGAFFDGFCKFARYSKFEVCGSLKNRDLLSSTNVLCSLSFDRDEEYIAAAGVSKKIKVFEFDTLLNDSTDIHYPVVELSNKSKLSCVSWNNYIKNYLASTDYDGVIQMWDAGTGQGLFQYREHQKRAWSVDFSLADPMMFASGSDDCSVKLWSINERNSLGTIWNPANICCVQFSASSNHLLSFGSADYKIYCYDLRHTKIPWCTLAGHEKAVSYVKMLDSETLVSASTDNTLKLWDLNKTSSTGLSPGACARTFSGHTNEKNFVGLATMDGYIACGSETNEVYSYYRSLPMPITSYKLGYVDPFSGNKIVDDSGQFVSSVCWRQKSNMVVAANSMGNMKVLKMV, encoded by the exons ATGGAAGGAATTAGGGAGGAAGTTGATAGAGCTAATGGAAATGCAGAAGTTGAGGGGAAAATTTGTGATGTTCCCATGAAATTAGAGGATTGTAATCTATTAGGTTCACCTATGGTGTGTGCATCTTTGAGGAGTGATTGGCCGGAGAGCTCGATAAACGATTTTACGGTAGATAAGGATTCGACTAGATTGCTAAACAAAGGGTTGAAAGGAAAGGGGTCTGTCACCAGAAATGTAGATGTTCTTCCTTTTTTTGGCATTCCGGGTTTGGGGGATGGCGAAGGAAGAATGAGTTATGCTAGGAAGGTTGCTTCGGATTCATTGATGAGATCAAGTGCCAAAAGGAGTCAGCTTTTTCCTCATAGGATTGAGGGGTCTCGTCCTGAGTCGTTACATCAGGGGATCAGCATGAGTGATTTGCTGAAACCCGGGTGTCGAAGAAGAGATAAAGTTGAAAACTTGCTTGTATTTAGACAAATTGCTGAATTGGTGTATTTAGCACACTCTCAAGGTGTTGCCTTGAATGACTTGCGGCCATCTTGTTTTAAGTTGTTATCGTCTAATAGAATTGCTTACACTGGTTCAGCTGCCAAGAGAGAATCTGATACATCTGAATTCCGCAATTTGGCAAAGAAACGGCCAATGGAGCAAGACACGAGCGCCTGTGATACTTTAGTTGCAAAACAGCAAAAAATTAACAAGTTTATGAAGTCTAGGGCAGTAGATGGGGATGTTGAACTTCAGTCCCAGAGCCAATCTAAACACCCAAGTCTATTTAATAAAACGAGGCAACAGTCCCTCTCTTTTAGTCTTCAACTGGAAGAGAAGTGGTATAGAAGTCCAGAGCAACTTGATGAAGGAATCACCACATTTTCATCAAATATCTATAGCCTTGGGGTTCTTCTCTTTGAG TTGCTCAACTGGTTTGAGTCGCATGAGCTGCGTTCTACTGCCATGTTGGATCTGCGCCATAGGATTCTACCATCAAATTTTCTTTCAGAAAATCCAAAAGAAGCTGGCTTTTGTCTTTGGTTTCTTCACCCAGAACCTTCATCGCGTCCTACAGCAAG GCAAATTCTGCAGTCTGAGTTAATATGTCGATCCCAGGACTTAAGCTCTACTAATGATGCACCAGCATGTCCTGACAGTACTGATCCTGAATCAGAGCTCTTGCTTCATTTCCTCAGTCTATTGAAAGAACAAAAACAGACAAATGCCTCCAAATTAATTGAAGATATCGAGTGTCTAGACAAAGATATTAAGGACGTTGAGAAAAGGCATCTTTTGAGGATGACCTCTGATTTCTCTGAGACGGGAGAGGCATTTCCCAATGTGAGGGAACATAAATTGGGTGTTGGTAAAAGTTCAGTTGCTATTTCCAATGTGTCAAATATGAGTGAGGTAACATTCATGAGAGATATTAACAAAACCGCCAATGCCTACTTCTCCATGAGATCCCAAATCTGTTCAACTACTTCTGCATCACGATCCGATACAGATGTTCTTAGGAATCGAGAAAGGTGGTCTGCAATCaataatgaaaatgaaaaatcaaatgttATCCCGAGATCTGAAGATCCTCTTGGAGCCTTTTTTGATGGTTTTTGTAAGTTTGCTCGCTATAGTAAATTTGAAGTTTGTGGATCGCTGAAAAATAGAGATCTCCTGAGCTCTACAAATGTACTCTGCTCTTTGAGTTTTGACCGGGATGAGGAATACATTGCTGCTGCTGGGGTGTCAAAGAAGATCAAGGTTTTTGAGTTTGACACACTTTTAAATGATTCCACGGATATCCACTATCCTGTAGTTGAGCTGTCAAACAAATCTAAGCTCAGTTGCGTCTCTTGGAACAATTACATCAAGAACTATTTGGCTTCAACTGACTATGATGGCGTAATTCAG ATGTGGGATGCGGGCACTGGTCAAGGATTGTTTCAATACAGGGAGCACCAAAAGAGAGCCTGGTCTGTAGACTTTTCGCTAGCTGATCCCATGATGTTTGCTAGTGGAAGCGACGACTGTTCTGTGAAATTGTGGAGCATCAATGAG AGAAATTCTCTAGGTACTATTTGGAATCCAGCCAACATTTGTTGCGTTCAGTTCTCTGCCTCCTCTAATCATCTACTATCATTTGGATCTGCTGACTACAAGATCTACTGTTATGATCTTCGGCATACTAAAATCCCTTGGTGCACATTAGCTGGTCATGAAAAAGCTGTTAGCTATGTGAAAATGTTAGATTCAGAAACCCTTGTTTCTGCATCTACAGACAATACTCTAAAGCTCTGGGATCTCAACAAGACTAGCTCAACTGGGCTGTCCCCCGGTGCTTGTGCTCGGACATTTAGTGGTCACACCAATGAGAAG AATTTTGTAGGGTTAGCAACAATGGATGGATACATAGCGTGTGGTTCAGAAACTAACGAG GTTTACAGCTATTACCGATCTCTACCAATGCCTATCACTTCTTACAAATTGGGATATGTTGATCCTTTTTCTGGAAACAAGATCGTTGATGATAGTGGACAGTTTGTTTCTAGTGTCTGTTGGAGACAAAAGTCAAACATGGTTGTAGCTGCTAATTCAATGGGAAATATGAAAGTGCTAAAGATGGTTTGA
- the LOC126688189 gene encoding mitochondrial adenine nucleotide transporter ADNT1, translated as MASEDVKATESAVSKIVNLAEEAKLAREGVKAPSYAFLSICKSLVAGGVAGGVSRTAVAPLERLKILLQVQNPHNIKYNGTIQGLKFIWRTEGFRGLFKGNGTNCARIVPNSAVKFFSYEEASKGILYLYQQQTGNEDAQLTPLLRLGAGACAGIIAMSATYPMDMVRGRITVQTESSPYQYRGMVHALSTVLREEGPRALYRGWLPSVIGVVPYVGLNFAVYGSLKDWLIKSKPFGLAQDSDLSVTTRLACGAAAGTVGQTVAYPLDVIRRRMQMVGWHNASSIVTGDGRSKTSLQYSGMIDAFRKTVKYEGFGALYKGLVPNSVKVVPSIAMAFVTYEVVKDILGVEIRISD; from the exons ATGGCTTCGGAGGATGTGAAGGCGACTGAATCGGCTGTTTCTAAAATTGTTAATCTTGCTGAGGAAGCTAAGCTTGCTAGAGAAGGAGTCAAGGCTCCTAGCTATGCTTTCCTCAGCATTTGTAAGTCTCTCGTCGCCGGAGGAGTCGCCGGTGGAGT GTCACGTACAGCGGTTGCTCCATTGGAAAGGTTGAAGATACTGTTACAG GTTCAAAATCCACATAACATAAAATACAATGGAACAATTCAAGGTTTGAAATTTATATGGAGAACTGAAGGTTTCCGCGGACTATTTAAAGGAAATGGAACTAACTGTGCTCGCATTGTTCCAAACTCAGCTGTGAAGTTCTTCAGCTATGAGGAAGCTTCCAA GGGAATATTGTATTTATATCAACAGCAAACTGGCAATG AAGATGCTCAGCTTACTCCTCTTCTACGTCTTGGAGCGGGAGCTTGTGCAGGGATAATTGCCATGTCTGCAACTTATCCCATGGATATGGTGCGAGGCAGGATAACTGTACAG ACGGAGAGTTCACCTTATCAGTATAGAGGAATGGTACATGCTTTATCAACTGTGCTTCGTGAAGAAGGTCCACGGGCCTTGTACAGGGGTTGGCTTCCTTCTGTCATTGGAGTT GTCCCATATGTGGGTCTCAACTTTGCTGTTTATGGATCTCTGAAGGATTGGTTGATTAAATCAAAACCATTTGGACTAGCTCAAGATTCCGACTTAAGTGTAACTACAAGACTTGCTTGTGGGGCAGCTGCAGGAACTGTCGGCCAAACTGTTGCCTATCCTCTTGATGTGATTCGCCGCCGAATGCAGATGGTGGGATGGCATAATGCGTCATCTATTGTGACTGGCGACGGCAGGAGCAAGACCTCCCTTCAATATTCTGGCATGATTGATGCTTTCAGGAAAACTGTTAAGTACGAGGGCTTTGGAGCATTATACAAGGGTTTAGTACCCAATTCCGTAAAG GTAGTCCCTTCAATAGCAATGGCGTTTGTGACGTACGAGGTAGTGAAAGACATTTTAGGAGTTGAGATCAGAATATCAGACTAG
- the LOC126686754 gene encoding uncharacterized protein LOC126686754, with the protein MDRFRQIGEVLGSLKALMVFRDNIKINQRQCCLLLDIFNSAYDSIAEGMKQNLRFEEKNTKWRILEQPLKEIHRIFKDGEYYIRQCLETKDLWAKAILLYQNTDCVEFHIHNLLTCIPVVIEAIETAGEFSGWDQDEIQKKRLVCSIKYKKQWNDPQLFQWKFSKQYLITQDFCDRFDTVWKEDRWILLNKIREKKISCSTKHERQLKDLLLKNLEESETSKGKLLPTSVLVGSKDYQVRRRLGSGSQYKEILWLGESLSVRHFFGDIEPLVPEISSLLCLSHPNISHFLCGFTDEENKECFLVMELMSKDMCSYIKEICSPRKKTIPFSLPIAIDIMLQIARGMEYLHSKKIYHGDLNPCNVLFKPRSMNAEGYLHAKVSGFGLSSVNKNSSNPDSFIWYAPEVLEEQEQTGSSQNSKFTEKSDVYSFGMVSFETLTGKVPFEDGHLQGDKISRNIRAGERPLFPLNTPKYVTNLTKRCWQTDPNQRPSFSSICRILRYMKRFLALNPDYSRELDPLIPAVDYGEMDSNLVRKFPHWDSPEITQIPFQMFVCGVVEKEKTRANQKETSESGSDKASGSGDENINMIDDPIPSLALPSPTRRRFSISPDTLSKKPSLSRKSSDVARSSRQPGMLNGRSRPPQLASFGRSFRMNSESQLTMMVSPRLRRTSSGHASDSDLP; encoded by the exons ATGGATAGATTCAGGCAAATCGGAGAAGTACTTGGAAGTTTGAAGGCATTGATGGTCTTTCGCGACAACATTAAAATCAATCAGAGACAATGCTGCTTATTGCTAGATATATTCAATTCTGCGTACGATTCAATTGCAGAAGGGATGAAGCAGAATCTGAGATTCGAAGAGAAGAACACGAAATGGAGAATACTAGAACAACCATTAAAAGAAATTCATAGAATCTTTAAAGACGGAGAATACTACATCAGGCAATGCTTGGAAACGAAGGATTTGTGGGCAAAAGCTATTTTACTCTATCAGAATACAGATTGCGTCGAGTTTCATATTCATAATTTACTTACCTGTATCCCAGTTGTGATCGAAGCAATCGAAACTGCCGGAGAATTTTCAGGTTGGGATCAAGACGAGATACAGAAGAAACGGCTTGTATGTTCAATCAAGTATAAAAAACAATGGAATGACCCTCAGCTATTTCAATGGAAGTTTTCAAAGCAATATCTCATTACGCAGGACTTTTGCGATAGATTCGACACGGTCTGGAAAGAAGATAGATGGATTCTTCTTAATAAAATTCGAGAAAAGAAGATTTCATGCTCCACAAAGCACGAGAGACAATTAAAAGATCTTCTGTTAAAGAATTTGGAAGAATCAGAAACTTCAAAGGGGAAGTTATTACCAACTTCAGTTCTAGTCGGGTCGAAAGATTATCAAGTAAGACGACGACTCGGGAGTGGAAGTCAGTACAAGGAAATTCTTTGGCTAGGCGAAAGCCTTTCTGTAAGACATTTTTTTGGTGATATCGAACCACTTGTTCCCGAAATTTCTTCACTATTGTGTCTTTCACATCCAAATATATCTCACTTTCTATGTGGGTTCACTgatgaagaaaataaagaatGCTTTCTAGTTATGGAACTTATGAGTAAAGACATGTGTAGTTATATCAAAGAAATATGCAGTCCCAGAAAGAAAACTATTCCATTCTCTCTTCCTATTGCAATTGACATTATGCTACAAATTGCTAGAGGAATGGAATATCTCCACTCTAAAAAAATCTATCACGGTGATCTAAATCCCTGTAACGTTCTTTTTAAACCGAGAAGTATGAACGCAGAAGGATACCTGCATGCAAAAGTTTCAGGGTTCGGGCTGTCATCAGTTAACAAGAACTCTTCGAATCCGGATTCATTCATTTGGTATGCGCCGGAAGTTTTAGAAGAGCAAGAGCAGACAGGAAGTAGCCAGAATTCAAAATTTACAGAAAAATCTGATGTGTATAGCTTTGGAATGGTTTCTTTTGAAACTTTGACAGGGAAAGTTCCATTTGAAGATGGCCATCTTCAGGGAGATAAAATAAGCCGAAACATTCGAGCCGGAGAAAGGCCGTTGTTTCCGCTCAATACACCTAAATATGTAACTAACTTGACTAAGAGATGTTGGCAAACTGACCCGAATCAACGCCCGAGCTTCTCATCGATCTGTAGGATTCTTCGGTACATGAAAAGGTTTCTGGCGTTGAATCCTGATTACAGTAGAGAGCTAGACCCGCTGATTCCGGCAGTAGACTATGGAGAAATGGACTCAAACCTTGTAAGGAAATTCCCACATTGGGATTCACCAGAAATAACACAAATTCCATTTCAGATGTTTGTTTGTGGAGTTGTGGAGAAAGAAAAAACAAGAGCAAATCAGAAAGAAACTTCAGAATCAGGAAGCGATAAAGCTTCAGGCAGTGGAGATGAAAATATCAACATGATCGATGATCCGATCCCGTCACTCGCATTACCATCACCCACTAGAAGAAGGTTTTCAATATCACCTGACACTCTGAGCAAAAAACCTTCATTATCAAGGAAATCATCAGATGTGGCCAGATCAAGTAGACAACCAG GGATGCTCAATGGACGGTCGAGACCTCCACAACTGGCCTCTTTTGGGCGCAGTTTTAGAATGAATTCCGAAAGCCAGCTAACAATGATGGTTAGTCCAAGACTTAGGAGAACATCTTCTGGTCATGCATCAGATTCTGATCTTCCATAG